AATTTCTCCAATTAATGTTTTTCTTGTAGTGCATGAATAGGTTTTCTTGAGAAATCCAACTTGCACATAAATTCTGATTTTTCGCATCTCATCAGCATTCTGTACTTCATCTGCTAGGAATCTGATTCTTGCATTAGCCATACATCATATCTGTGCACAAGTCTAGTAGCATATCAACTTGTCCATAAACCTAGTTCTTTCAACATAATAGATCTTGATTTGTTAATTATCAAAATATAATACGTACTTAGCTCAACAACTCTAGTTGGATAACATGTCAGCTCTATAGTTGGCTTTTCCAAAATAGTCTAAGAAATCGAAGTTGTCCTCTTTCTTCATATCATTTATTTGATCCATTATGTGAGCAATTTGCCAAGGGATAGAAAAAAAAGCATGTTGATTGCATTGACTAAACTTTGTTAGTCTGATTCAACCTTGGCATCACTATAACCATTATCATATGGGCACCATTTGACACAAAAGAAAATAACCTTGGCTTCAGCAATGTTATTTGACCCTCTTGTATATTGGTAATCTTCAAGTACATAAACAAATCTTACTTTCTATGTATGGTATTTAGCCTCTTTGATCTTTGTAAAAAGTAGCTTTCACGTACTAGCAGATAACCTTACATGTCTGTCCAGTCAAATCTTATTCCTTATTGACATATTTTTACTCGTAATGTCAATTTAGGAATCATATTAACGACGTAACTATTGATGTTTGGTTTGATCTCTAATATTATTAGTTGGGCCGGATGGTGTACCAATGGACTGAAGCATTAATAATAGCGTGTTGTgtcatatatttggacttgtcTAGACTAGACCTTATACCGAAAATTTGGTGAGCTTGAAGCAGATTTTGGCTACTACAATTAGTCCCTCTCATTTTGCACAGGCTAAAGTTGTAGAAGAAACTGAAAAATATGGCCAAATCAGGTACAGGTTCAATTGAGAACTTTTACACATGGTTAAAAGTGGTAAAAAAAATGAGCAGTAGTTTAGTATAAAGCAAGACCAATGGTTCTATATTTGAATGTGCTACGCAAGATTTTATTTCTATTTAACTCCAATAGAGAAGTTATGAAGCTGGTAGTTTTAAGATAATATTTTAGTATGTTCAAACTATTAGTAAATGTTAGAAATAATTATGATAGTTACCTGGTGTAGGAGGATGAACAAAAATTAAAAGACAGGCTAGTTTAAAAGTTTAGTCTAAAGCTTTCAAAGAAAATTATGATAGTATCAGTGAAAGATTTAGACCATGGTGTATAATTGACTACAAAGTAGCTTAAATTTTTGATCGATTCAATTATGTACCGTAGGGGAAAGACTTGTCAAAATAGGGACTAATAGTCTGTTTGACCAAACTTCTCCGATTCTAGAAGaagttttttgtttttcaaagttgaagtgtttagccaagtttttgaaaaaaaaaaaatacttgtcaaaataaattgattttagaagtttggtcAAACAAGTTATAAATCTAAACAGTGGTTACAATAGAGAAGGTGTGTTTGGTgcgaaaaaaaaaatatttttctaaaacaaTTAAAAAAGTCCCCACACCGCTCACACAAAAATCTAAACagtggctatttgtgtaaaaccGCCAAATTTAGCTACAGAGAAGAACCAACTCATGTAGGCAGAACCACGGCCCAAGTCTCCTCTCGATCTTTTGCACTCGTTACGCAAAAAACCCTAGCAACATTACCCCTACCGTCCACTCCCTCTTTGGCATCTCTACAGTCTCTTTGGCCTCTCTACAGTCCTTCCATTCTTCCCTCTGAACAACAATGGCGTCCAGTGATCACACGATATTGCAATTCTCACCATCTTCAACCATCTTATCGGCCAAGGTTCACCCTTTAGTCATATTCAACATATGTGACTGCTACGTTAGACGTCCCGATCAAGCTGACCGCGTCATCGGCACTCTTCTCGGCTCTGTATTGCCTGATGGTACTGTTGACATTCGAAATTCCTATGCCGTTCCTCACAGCGAGTCACAAGATCAGGTTCGTTTCTCAATATTCTTTCTGATAAACTGTAATTGGACAAAGAAAAGTTTCAGCTATCTTGTTTAAGGTCAATTTGGCCGATTGTTAGATTTATAATGAACATAGATAACCTAGTTCAgtaatttttgtttttaatttcaAAATGATGAGATGAAGGGACAAATTGTGTAAATTTAGGGCATAAAGGGCATTTTTGGAGAGCTCTAGATGAGTTGCCTAATTGCGATTTAATTGCTAGTGCAGAGAATGTGACTGATTTGTTGTACAGTTTGTGTTTTGTATGCATAAACCAGTGGTTAACTATGCAGAGAATGTGAATACATGTACCAGTTGTACGCAGTTGCAGATTTGCACAACCTGTAATTATGCCTGTTGCACTGTCTTAGTgcaaatatttatataatatattatttacccatcaaaaaaaaaaaactatgcaTGGGAAATACTAAACAAAATAATTTCATATAGTTAATGTacaatacaaaataattttttctttctttatttttgttctcAACTTTGCATACCACATTTCTATTATGGACTGTATTTCTTTCTAGATGTTTTTTTATGATTATATATTTTTGCGCATTTTGTCCATTTTAGGTTGCATTGGATATTGATTACCATCACAATATGTTATCATCTCATCAGAAGGTGAATCCAAAGGAAGTCATTGTCGGATGGTAATCCACCTTTCCTTGTTTCTTTTGGTTAAAGTTTCTTTGTGTTGCTAAATTGTTTCTGTGGTGGAAAAGTCTTTAGCTCCAACTATTTCTAGAATTGGGGACTTTTATATATTGCTGCAACATGAAATCTTTGGTGTCCATTAACCTTATAATATAAGTAGTATACATTGTGATTAAAATTGGAATATGATATCCGCAGCATGCCATGTTTGACCATTGATGAAAAAGATGGCTGAAATGTGAACATATATATACAATTTCGACTTCCATATACATATTAAGAGAAAAGTTGGGACTTGTTTGGGGGAGACTACCCTAGACGACCATAGGTGGCTAAAATTTCATGAGGCTACTGCAATGTGGAAATGCTTTAAGCTTGGTATTCCCTGTCCTTTATCTTTCAccattttctttttaaattgtGATTAAAGTATTTAACTTTAATATATGCGTGTGTGTGTTGGTGCATATACATAATATGTTATACATTTAAAAAGATTCGGTGACTTACAATATTCTTGTGTACGCATATGATTTTATGCCAGTAGTTAAGTTAATTTTTTTGTCCCTTTTTTTGGTTTGGTGTACATTTTAATGCATTGATGTAGtttttcttcatttatttttgaaatacaaAATTCTTGGGCTTGGTGCCCCTATCCTTGGGACTAATGAAGATATGATTGTGACGTTCTTTTTGTGTAGACGGCTTAACAGGCTAGGCTTGATTATTCTTGCTGACTTCAATATTTTAGTTCGTTCATGGCATCTCATTTTGTTATCTGGAAATTCTTTTAATTTACTGTTTGCAGTTGAAAGATGTTGAAAAGAATGACAAATGACGTTTGAAAGCAGGAAGAAGGAAATAGAGAATCCATTAAATGTAACCTGTATTCAGTGTACGAAGTATTCCATTAACAGAATGCACCTACTTATTGGTCCTTAGAACTTATGAGTACTGGCAACTATATGTTGCATATCACATATTTGAATTCTTGGTGTTATCTGCCTATGAACATACTTCATAACTCCTTTTAAGTTCCAGTTATCTTGAATATTTAACTGCATATAAATCGATCATTGACCTGTGAACTTCCTGCTTTATGTAGTAGTGAACAGGTTAAAACTTGTAATACTAGAGCTGATGAAACTGTGACTATCTGATACTTGGACTTCACAGGTTTTCTATTGGTTTTGGAGTTAACAGAATGCACCTACTTATTTGTCCTCAGAACTTATTAGTACTGGCAACTATATGTTGCATATCACATACTTGAGTTCTTGTATCTGTCTATCAACATACTTCATAACTCCTTTTAAGTTCCAGTCATCTTGAATATTTAACTGCATCCAAAGTCGATGATTAGCCTGTGAACTTCCTGCTTTATGTAGTGGTGAACAAGTCAAAGCTTGTAATACTAGAGCTGATGAAAGTGTGACTATCTGATACTTGGACACAGGTTTTCTACTGGCTTTGGAGTCACAGGTGGTAGTGCTTTGATCCATGAGTTTTATTCCAGAGAAACTACAAATCCTATACATTTGACCGTTGACACTGGATTCACAAATGGGGAAGCTTCTGTAAAAGGTTTTGTTTCTGTGCTTTTGTCTATTGGAGACCAGCCGCTTGCTGCCCAATTTCAGGAAGTACCTTTGGACCTGCGCATGGTTGAAGCTGAAAGGGTTGGATGTATGTCTCCACTTACCTCCCATACCATATAGGATGGGTTAATTTTCTTTACATTTCttcgttttttttaattttttccataCTGTGACTGATGCGAGTGAATAGGGGTTGATGAATCCCCAGTACACTGTGATTGAGTTCATTATAATATCTTTGATGATCAAATTATCATCCATCCAAAGTAGACGCAAAAAGTAGCTATAGTGTAATGTGTTCCAATAGAAAGGGTAAGAAGTGGTATCTTTTTTATATTTGGTTGGAGAAAGAGTTAGAGAGCATAAGTCATGTTAATTTCCTTTGCACAATAAAATTTCTCACCGGAGTTTTCTTATGTTCCATTACTTCAGTTGATATACTTAAGACGACTACAGTAGACAAACTTCCCAACGATCTTGAAGGAATGGAAGCCTCAATGCAACGATTACTTTCTCTGATTGATGACGTCTACaaatatgttgatgatgttgtggTAACTGAACTTTGCAGTACTCAAATTTTGCACTTGCTCTGCTCTTTTTTTAGTCATTTACCATATTGATATTCCTTTGCAGGAAGGACGTGTGCCACAAGATAATAAAATCGGAAGGTTCATATCTGATACCGTGGCTTCCCTTCCCAAGCTCTCATCTGAAGACTTTGATAAGCTCATTAATGATGGTCTCCAGGTAGTTATTTTTACCTTTAAATTGGATTGCTAATTTCCAATGTTTCCTTCCTATTCCCTCTCCACCCTTCCTAACCAAgtggaaaagaaaggaaaagaaagcaAGACTGTAGACATATTATTTTACTTCTCCCTAGCTCTTACACACTGTAGTTAGAAATTTCAGGAATTACCTTTTGTTGGTTATTTGTGGAAAGGAGAAGTACTTCAGTGAAACATCCAATTAGCTTTGTGGCAATTTCTGCTTTGAGCTAATCCTTATagcaagttctgcttcaacttctAATATAATAACATTTCTCATTCTGTTTAAACACTTTTAGGTATGAGAACAAACTGATGGATTCTTCTATTTTCTTCTTGTCCATGTTTTCTCCAATCCATGCACACTTGCCTTGGCAGCTGGCTCTTCCACCCCTGCATGTTTTTACCCTTACCCTAAGCATCTATaccccttttctcttctttttccctTCTTCCCAGTTAAAAATAGGCCACTTGAACCTAAAACACCATACTTCTGTTTTCTAATTGACTAACTGCAGCTTGAGATCCTGCTAAAATGGCAGCCATGTTATCACTTCATTGTCATACATCTTTTACTGCGTCTTTAATGATAAAAGCTTGAGATGTATCGATCTTGGGGAAAAGAACCTGGAAAATGTAGTCTTATGGGAATTTCAACTAGTTTATTCGCTCTATAATGCTTTCCATTCCCTACCATTTCTTCTCCTTGTAAAACTCCAGTCTTGGTTCTTTTTTTACAACTTCCCTCTCATCCTGGACCACCAGGCCTTCCCCCTATGTGGTCAGCCCTTCCTCTTTATTCTCCTTTTCTCTTTTCAATTTAAAGTTTTGTACCATAAAATTCCATATTATCTTTCATATTAAGCACATGTAAAATGTTGGACAAAATTCGTGATTCATCATGTTAATAAAATGTAGCACAAGAGTCTAGCTGATCATTAAATGGTCATTTGGTTTAGAAACAAGTTATTCATGGATTGTAATACAAAGATTAATAATGTAGGGGTATACCTTGTACAAGGATTAATATGCATAAATTGAAAATTGCTACCAAACATTATAATAGCAATGCATTTGTTGTATACCTTGATTGATTTGTCTAATACCTTTAACCAAATGTGTCCAAAGTGTTTATGTGCTACAAAAAAGGGTCTAGGGCCGTAGTTGCCTCATAGCAAAAAGTTGAAGCGGCTCTATGATTGTTTGTAGAATTATTATGTGTGGCTATGTTGGCCCCCTTAAGTTTCTTGCTTTTTTAAAATGCAATATAAATGCTAATAAGTTTGTCAGTTACCATTGATATGAATGAAGCTCAAACCAGATCAGGTTGCCTGACCCTGAGTTAAACTTTCCTTGCAGGACCAATTGCTCTTGCTCTATTTGGCAAGCCTCACAAGGACACAACTGAGTTTTGCAGAAAAACTCAACACTGCTGCTCAAATCCTGTGATGATGATTAATTCATTCTCGTGTTGTACTGCAACATCAGAATTTTCTCTAGGTAACTGATTTTTGTTCTGAACGATGATGAGGTCGGTCCTTATGAGAGGGAGAATTGTATTTTATAGTTTGTTATTAGTTTTCATGTTTTCGTTTCAGTTTTGTACAAGGCAAACAACATATATGGTGAAGACGGAGGTAGACTTAGCTTACTTGATTCATTTGAATCCTTTTTGGATTTCGCTTTGTTGGAATGGCTGTTTTGATCCTTATTTTGTCACTCTTAGAAAGTGTTTGTTCGATGCGTATGAAGAATTATTGGAAGGGTAAACATGATATCTATCAATTATAGAGTTTTTTACATCACAATTTTAACATGTAGATAttcaatttatttaatagtcAACACAACACGATGCTAAACAGCTAAAGAGCAAACTATATAACTAACCTTTGTCGAAAACCATGAGCTCATTTGAACGATGTAATTCTCAGTTTGTTCTAGTGTTCTTTTCTGTCCATAAGGTCAGATCCCACTGTTTCCTTAGATTAGCTCATAGGACGTAATACAAAATACTGAAGCTTACATTTTAGTTTAGTGGTACATACATGTTGGAGTAAAGGAGTGTTGCGGATGTTATATATTTTACTTTAGTACCTTTTTTTACCCtttgatacaaaatatacaagttAAAGCTCCGTGATGTTTTTGACTACGTCGCGTAAAATGGAATGGCCAAAGTATGAAAGAATCTGCCATGAGTGAATGCTAGAATGCAAAACTCCATTAAAAGTTTCATCGACAGTTAACCATTAAAAAATTTTGAATTCGAAAATCAGGTTTTAGGAAATTGTTATTTATTTGGATAGGGTGTTATTGCAAATGATTGGGAATatcctttggagtttatatctcaattttgagagagTTCGGTGAAGATTGAGTTGGTTTTGGTAGAGATTTTTGAATAAACTCGAAGAGGACGATATAAATAAtctgtatatattttgtatatcggGTGTACAAACGACATATAAAATAATACAACTAACATAATTGTACAGAAGTTATATAATTTAACCGGATTCTACACAAAAAATTGCATGCAAGTTGTATGTTTTGACCGAATTCTGTACAACAAaaagttgtatgtaaattgtatattTTGAccgaatttatatatattttgtaaaaaaattCTAGCTACTTTTTAAAAATCTAACTAATTAAATCAGGTAAATATTATCCTAATTTTATATCTACAAGAAAAATTCCTTATTTATACCCATAGAGACAAGCATTTTGTATCAAAATTCCCTTAAAACTTTTGGGGTATTAGGGACAAGGTGCAATTCAACTTTGACAGCTTATTCTTCTATTAATCTAAAAAGGTTAAAGGGTAAAAGTTTATTCGTATCAAATGTTTACACCAATTCAATAAATATATGATACATGCCTTTATAAATATGGTATCACTAAATCATAATTAGTTACAAATACATTCTTTCCTTAATTTATCACTTAACTATGGTAAATTATCATAATTTGGTATAAATACCCGATGCACATACATTTTAATGTGATCTTAAAAATTCACTACCCTTTTCTGTCAAATTTTATATCTACAATAGaataaacaaaataataaaaaatgaaaatagcATAAAAGAtgtgaaaaacaaagaaaacggAGTAAAACATTCTCGTTCGTTCTTCACTATCttttctttcaattttatttgttttttcatTAACTAAAAGTTTTCTGGAAAGTTAATAGTAATACTTACACATATATGACAATTTTACTAAAGTGACAAACAATGTGACAAAGAGTGCGTCAAAGAACATGGAAAGCATAGtgcaagctacacttagaatcaATATATTTTACTTGTTTATCTTTAAAGCATTAGCTGTAAAAAGGGACATTCTAATTCAAACATTCCATGTGGATGAATTAAATAAACAGCGACTTACCATCTAACGAGTAGATTAACATGTACTAGTAATATTATTTATCGTACATATAGCTCAGTTATTGTGCTAGATTGTTGTGTTTCATGAGATTTATCGTACACATAATATATTATCTTTTTGGTACTTGATTacctatttaaaattttaaaaaaaggatAAATAAATGAATTGAGAACATATTTCTAGAGGATGATCCatcttcccccctcccccccccccaccccccaaaaaaaaaaaaaattctggtGATTATATTATATGGTCAAGATTTTGTTGATCAGAAGACAGTTACAACCAAAGAATTTatttaattcattaatttaaaacacaaaaaataaagaaagagatAAGTCAGTAGTAAAATCATAGAATTCTCAAAGTGATGACTAATGATTTATTCTAGACTAGTTGACCGGTCTAAGAGAATTTAATGAGGCTGGTCTAGAAGTCGCAGTCCAAAACCTATAGAAGACCATATATAAGCTATTGCTATTAACTACTTTTAGTTCACTTTTATTTGACATTTTTTTAGTTTTCACCTcccttaaaaaaaataataaacgaaatacataatttaccatgatacccatattaattgatgcatattttattggatgtgagaaaataatttgaaataagtaataaatactgtgggtataacaaaaaaaaaattgtcttctcttaatatgcgtaaagtgacaaataaaaataaaaatctatttttagataCATACAAAGTGAATGAATACAAAGTGAATGAAGGGAGTAATAATTACGTAGTTGGAAATGGTCCAACTAGTACTAAGGCCTAATGCCTTTGGAGTTTGGATGACTCTTCAATACCTTCCAAGTAGTCTATAGCTTAATTTCTCATGTTGTACTAGTCATACTTACACGACCTCCCTTCCTTTTTTAAGGGTGACATTAGGTTCAATGTAGTGATACTAGTTTAAAAGAATTTCACACTGTTATCATACCCTAAAAATTAATTAGATATAATCATTTATAGATAATATTAGTAACTTAGAAGTAGTTGTGGCTCAACACCGAAATTTGTAAGCAAAAGGTTTATGAACTTTAGAGAGAGAAAGACCAAGATCTCTTTAATTCCAAACTAACCAAATTGCCACTCAACAATGGTCACATCCCCACTCCCGGCTAGAGACCCAACTCCTCGAATACCACTGGAACCCCCCGATATTACTAATGAAGTCCCCCAGACTGAAATGGAGGAAGACAACCCAAAAGAACTCCTTCAAGGAAATCCTGATGGAAAAAAACCCTGAGTTCTTTCATCTCCTATGGGATAAATTTTCCTTTACCACCCTGCACCCATTTTGAATTAAATACAGGAAATATCCAATCCTACTATCTAATGTAGACAAAATCAAACTATACAAATCATGAAAGTACTCACTAATTGTCAAACTGTTTGGGAAAACAAATCCCTCACTAGCTACTGAGAGTAAAGCTCACCCATCTATGGAATCCAATCGAACCACTCATACTCATTGGTCTAGGATGAGATTTCTTCATAGTTAAATTCGGCATTGAAGAAAGAATGAGTATAGTCTTGAATGAGGGGCCATGGTTTGTAGCTGGATACTTCCTATCCGTCTATCAATGGGAACCCAATTTCGTTCCGGCAGAATCAAAGCTTTCAGTAACCGCAGTATGGATCAGGCTACAACATCTGCCAATTGAATACTATAAAAATCCATTTTGGAGCAAGTAGGCAACAAGATAGGAAAATTGCTATAAATTGATACTTGTACCTCATCTACACTACGGGGAGGTATGCAAGAATTTGAGTCCAAGTTTCGGTAGAAATACCAGTCACTACTACCGTCACCATTGGCATGCATAGCCAGCCAATTGTATATGAAGGGGAGGGGATACTCTATAAGGGATGTGGGCGAATTGGCCATACACTGAGGAGCTGTGAGTTTGTAACCATACCTACCCCAACAAATGACTAGACTGCACCAAGCAGTAGCTCCACTAGTGAGCCTATCGCGAAGGACCCAACATCTCAATAGCGCATAACTCCCTTCTCAAAGAGCAGACGAAACCAACATAAAGGAGATAGACCACAAAGACACAACCAGGGGAAAGGTCAAGAGGGAACAACATCCAGGTAAAGAGGTTCAATGCCTACTCAAGTAAGTTCTTAGACCCAAAATGTAACATCACCATGGGTAACGACAGTAACACCCCAAAAGGGAAGGACTCGGATAACCAATTGGGATCTCCTACGCGGTCAGTGGAGCGCAAAATAGATATGGACCCACAAATGGGCCACCAATGCGGAGGCCCAACTCATATGGGGCATGGGCAACACACACGCACGCCCGCATGCTAATATCACTGGGACAAAAAGGCATCTAATTTCTTCTAACCCAATGTCAAAAGATGCCAATTTGGAAAAAATGGGCAGCCCTCAAAGTCCCACAAAAGATGCCATATACAAGAATGAAAAGGGAACGGACCCCACTCCAAAATTGACCTTGTTCCTCCAAAATCTAGTTCTTTCCCATAGTCTAAGAGCACTTGCAGATGCTTTGACAACCCAGGTCCAATCAAAAGTGGGCCACCCATCTCCTACGATACACCAACCTAACTATACACCAATATCACACACAACCCTCTATGGAAACTCCTCCGATTACGTCTCACCTAGTAGAGGCAATCGAGTACCTGCTCAAAATTAATTACCCCATCTGATCAGTGAGGTGACACTGGTTTTCAATCCTCCAACATTGAGCAAAGAATATAAATCCCCCTACACGGAACCCAACAAAGAAGAAATGAGTTATATTCATAATGCAGAGAGTGAGTTGTTCTCTACAAACAAAACCAGCGTAGAATACAAAGAGAAAGCCACAAATGGAGAACCAAACTCCCCATaaccaacaccaatacacaacaccTCTCACGATCTCCTCTATCCCACTTCCATCGCAGCACACGCCTGGACCGTGGTTAGAGATAGCGCTACAGGGATAGTCCCAAACGTTACAAATGATGATAGGGCCAAGTCTTAGTAGCAATCAACATCCAAAACCACAATACTTAGAGCGTCTAGCGACCCATCCACTGCACCAGGACCCGCCCAATTTTGGCCACCAACTGTGGATGTCAATGTTTCTACAGGCTCAGTACACGGGTACTCAACAACCCCTATCAATTGAAGAGATCAACAGTCTGATGGGCCAGCTATGCCAGACCATGCTCTTCTTCACACTAATGGACCTAGAAGCACCGATTCCGTCCCCTGCCTTCATACTATGGCCACCAGTAGAGCAAATTCCACTACCACCACCAAACTTTTTATCACCACTGGAATAACTGAACAGGGGGACCAACTAAACCCTAGATTACCTCAGGGAGTCCAACTTAGACCTGGAGAACATACTGGAAAAATTAGGAGTCCCAAAGACAAAAGTCTTTCTCATGTAGGAGACTCAGGAGATAGTGTTCAAATAAAAATACGGAGAAATGCTTATTACTCTTTGCCCCAGAAAACACATAAGCTGCAGGCTAGATCTTCGAGTGCCCTTATCTCTAAACTCAGGGAGCTCGACAGTAGTCATAAACCATCTGGTGGGACTCGTGAAGACAAACCATGTGGGCAAGGGGAAGGGAATCAAGAGAAAAGCCCCATCTCAGAACACGTTATTGATGAACTTCATAATATGGAATGCGAGGGGAGCGAACAATGCTGAGTTCTATAGACACGGTGCTTCAATGGTCAAGCTACACAACCCAGCTCTACTTGTCTTGCTGGATACAAGAATGACTGACCACAAGAACCTCACTACTGAGCTGAAATTCTCAGCTCAATTCCAAACCCCTTATGTAGGGAAATCTGGGGGAATTGTGGTCATGTGGAAAGATGATCTTGTGAAGCTTGAGGAAGTCTCCACTACACCACAGGGAGTTCATGTCATGATAAAGGTAATTCCATACACCTCTCAGTGGCTATTTTCTGTAATTTATGCTAGTAACTATTTGAATGATATGAATAGGTTTTGGGATTATTTAGAATACATGGACTCTGTTTATAAGGGTAGTTGGCTTGTAGGGACAAATTTTAATGAAATACTAAAAATAAGAGATAAATCTGggagaaatatcataaataacaGTAAAATAATAGATTCTGAAACTGTTTGAATCAATGTAGGCTTATGGACCTAGGATTTAAAGGGTTTAAATATACTTGGACAAATAAGAGGTACACTAGGAGGCAGGACCTCATCACTGAGAGGCTAATTAGGAGTTTTGCTACAGATGACTCGATTGAAATGTTCCCTGAATCTACTGTTACTCATTTGCCTAGAACTCACTTTGACCACTGCCCTCTTCTCCTTAACATTATTAGTCAACACCACAGTGGTCATAGAAAACCTTTTAGGTTTGAATCTATGTGGTGAAACCATCCCAAATTCCCATCCATTGTGCATGAGAGCTTCCCACCAACTAATGACCTTTTGAGGGTAACTAGTGTGTTAAAAAATAGAGTGACTAATTGGAATAAGCATGTGTTTGAGGTTTTTTTTATAGGAAAAAATACATTCTTGCCATACTAAATGGCATGCAAGAGTCTAATGTTTAACCTTTCAGTAGATTCCTTCATGAGTTAGAAGCCAATATCCAACTTGAATTCTCAGCTATCCTAAAAAATGAAGAggatttttgaaagttgaaatctAGAATCAATTAGTTGTATGATGGGGATGCCAACACAAGGTTCTTCCACATAACCGCTCTCAACAGAAAGAGGAGGAACATGATTCTATGCTTAAAAGATGAAGTAGGTAACCTAATTTAGGAACCTCAGCACATCAAAGACACCATCTTGGGTTATTTCAATAATCTTTTTACCACAACCTACCAATCATCTACCTGGAACACTTCATATAATACTGATAGACCTCTAGTTCTATCCAACAGTGACAAAGAAACTATGGACCTTCCCCTTAGGTTATCTGAAATCAAGAATGTCATTAATTCTTTCAAACCTCTGAAAGTACTTGGGCCTGATGGACTCCATCCCCTATTCTACCAGAAATACTGGTATATCCTTTCTAGCCAGGTCAACAACTTATGCCAGAAGGTATTCTCCAC
This region of Nicotiana tomentosiformis chromosome 4, ASM39032v3, whole genome shotgun sequence genomic DNA includes:
- the LOC104118360 gene encoding eukaryotic translation initiation factor 3 subunit F-like translates to MASSDHTILQFSPSSTILSAKVHPLVIFNICDCYVRRPDQADRVIGTLLGSVLPDGTVDIRNSYAVPHSESQDQVALDIDYHHNMLSSHQKVNPKEVIVGWFSTGFGVTGGSALIHEFYSRETTNPIHLTVDTGFTNGEASVKGFVSVLLSIGDQPLAAQFQEVPLDLRMVEAERVGFDILKTTTVDKLPNDLEGMEASMQRLLSLIDDVYKYVDDVVEGRVPQDNKIGRFISDTVASLPKLSSEDFDKLINDGLQDQLLLLYLASLTRTQLSFAEKLNTAAQIL